A region from the Brachyspira hampsonii genome encodes:
- a CDS encoding STAS domain-containing protein translates to MVRTIIEDKTAIINIEKNIISENVDILEEKLNYIKNVDIYNLIFDFHNIEYMCSSALGLIALALRVSSENGGVVYFCSLSKQLKSLFEATKFLTIVKTADNIDEALKNIK, encoded by the coding sequence ATGGTTCGTACAATTATTGAGGATAAAACGGCAATAATAAATATAGAAAAAAATATTATATCTGAGAATGTTGATATATTAGAAGAAAAATTAAATTATATTAAAAATGTAGATATTTATAATTTGATATTTGATTTTCATAATATAGAATATATGTGTTCTTCAGCATTAGGATTGATTGCATTAGCTTTAAGGGTGTCTTCAGAAAATGGAGGAGTTGTTTATTTTTGTTCTCTAAGCAAACAGTTAAAATCATTATTCGAGGCTACTAAATTTTTAACCATTGTAAAAACTGCTGATAATATAGATGAAGCCTTAAAAAATATTAAATAA
- a CDS encoding DUF3108 domain-containing protein produces MKKYIFIIMVLISNIVFGYNQTFKVGEYIKYDVLAQVPEFNISGKVGTLEAKVLAISNVNGVPAYHLYAHVYTTGAANWVYKVSDIFEAWISTNDFKPIVLKKDTSEGDWTNRESLTFYDNYYLFNDKRTVDEKVEFEGMAFDALSLVFFMRFVDKNIGTFKVNWLEGKNVKKDIRFTIENGEDLKTKLERDKLSTIRVYEKDKYGTDALIAKDKYNQVPLDVIIAEQKVYGLTIRVRGIIREYKDGK; encoded by the coding sequence ATGAAGAAGTACATTTTTATCATAATGGTATTGATTTCTAATATAGTTTTCGGATACAATCAGACATTTAAAGTAGGTGAATATATAAAGTATGATGTTTTAGCACAGGTTCCGGAATTTAATATAAGCGGAAAAGTCGGTACGCTTGAAGCCAAAGTTCTTGCGATAAGTAATGTAAACGGAGTACCAGCATACCATTTATATGCCCATGTTTATACTACAGGAGCAGCTAATTGGGTTTATAAAGTAAGCGATATATTTGAGGCATGGATAAGTACCAATGATTTTAAACCTATAGTTCTTAAGAAAGATACCTCGGAAGGAGATTGGACTAATAGAGAATCTTTAACTTTTTATGATAATTATTATTTATTCAATGATAAGAGAACGGTTGATGAAAAAGTAGAATTTGAAGGTATGGCATTTGATGCTTTATCTCTTGTATTCTTTATGCGTTTCGTAGACAAAAATATCGGTACATTTAAAGTAAATTGGCTTGAAGGAAAAAATGTCAAAAAAGATATAAGATTTACTATAGAAAATGGAGAAGATTTAAAAACAAAGTTAGAGCGGGATAAATTATCTACTATAAGAGTTTATGAAAAAGATAAATACGGAACAGATGCATTGATTGCTAAAGATAAATATAATCAGGTGCCTCTCGATGTAATCATAGCAGAACAGAAAGTTTACGGACTTACAATAAGGGTTAGAGGGATAATTAGAGAATATAAAGATGGAAAATAA
- a CDS encoding DUF1858 domain-containing protein, which produces MINKTMSIGEIIQIFPDSVEIMMGRGLHCVGCHVASWESLEEGCRGHGMSDEVIDSIVKEINDKLEASK; this is translated from the coding sequence ATGATAAACAAAACTATGAGTATAGGTGAAATTATACAGATATTTCCTGATTCTGTAGAAATAATGATGGGCAGAGGTCTTCATTGCGTAGGATGTCATGTTGCAAGCTGGGAAAGTTTAGAAGAAGGATGCAGAGGACATGGAATGAGCGATGAAGTTATAGACAGTATAGTTAAAGAAATAAATGATAAATTAGAAGCAAGCAAATAA
- a CDS encoding DMT family transporter — protein sequence MALFLLIGVMALSASAIFVKLANAPSSIIAFYRIFISFCFISVITISKKSSREELLSVNKKEIILSVISGFSLALHYFLWFQSLSLTSVASSTVIVTLQPLFAFIAGHLFFKEEYTKLAILGFIIAVMGSVIIGWGDFQISSKALLGDFIAFISAGLISTYFIIGQYTRKRLSALTWISLTYFSAFIFLGILSYIMHTPFTGYSLNTWINILGITFISTMLGQVIFTWLLKYFSATIISMTILGEAVGTCILGYFILHESISFKQFIGITVILAGIGLFLWEKRKTISK from the coding sequence ATGGCTTTATTCTTACTTATAGGAGTTATGGCATTATCTGCTTCTGCAATATTTGTTAAGCTTGCTAATGCTCCTTCATCTATAATAGCATTTTACAGAATATTTATATCATTTTGTTTTATATCTGTGATAACAATATCAAAAAAATCTTCAAGAGAAGAACTTTTATCTGTTAATAAAAAAGAAATAATACTCTCTGTGATATCAGGATTTTCACTAGCACTTCATTACTTTTTATGGTTTCAATCATTAAGCCTTACATCTGTTGCAAGCTCTACAGTTATAGTAACATTGCAGCCTTTATTTGCATTCATAGCAGGACATTTATTTTTTAAAGAGGAGTACACTAAATTAGCTATTTTAGGTTTTATTATAGCAGTTATGGGTTCTGTCATAATAGGCTGGGGCGATTTTCAGATAAGCTCAAAAGCATTGCTTGGAGATTTTATAGCTTTTATATCTGCAGGACTTATAAGTACATATTTTATTATAGGGCAATATACAAGAAAAAGATTATCCGCTTTAACTTGGATTAGTTTAACATATTTCAGTGCATTTATCTTTTTAGGAATTTTATCATATATAATGCATACACCTTTTACAGGCTATTCATTAAATACTTGGATTAATATATTAGGAATTACATTCATATCAACTATGCTCGGACAGGTAATATTTACTTGGCTTTTAAAATATTTCTCAGCAACTATCATATCTATGACTATATTAGGAGAAGCTGTAGGAACTTGTATACTAGGATACTTTATATTGCATGAAAGCATAAGTTTTAAACAGTTTATAGGAATAACTGTTATATTAGCTGGAATAGGTTTATTTTTATGGGAAAAGAGAAAAACTATTTCTAAATAA
- a CDS encoding variable surface family protein — translation MKKVLLTAMALLTIASASVFGMYGDRDSWIDFLVHGNQLRARMDQFGFVLGNGTIKGTFGFRSQAASTALGNILTTGATGDVNLTSTISAGIGYTSEPFGIGLGYNYTFINNKLGVHTPVLMINALNNNLRIAVPLQIAVTDNPFGSLLPQTYNVSDYLGISTDVQIRYYTGIDAFNAIRIYFKYGQSGFKVSDPTGVAPNSEAFAQSVGFEARFYFLNTPVGNVTINPFVKVAYNTALYGSARQVRAGDIVYNAINNGQLVWGDKDVKWEKNPYDVTAQVVLGITANSDIVSLYVEPSLGYKALYTGKAQNAVDSKVQHGLAWGAYTELYVRPVQDLEWYFEMNVNNDGYGNPSQAYNLPVYFETTTGITWYLPAFN, via the coding sequence ATGAAAAAGGTTTTATTAACCGCTATGGCTTTATTAACCATAGCAAGTGCATCAGTGTTTGGTATGTACGGCGACAGAGATTCTTGGATCGACTTCTTAGTACATGGTAATCAGTTAAGAGCTAGAATGGATCAATTCGGATTCGTTTTGGGCAACGGTACTATTAAAGGTACTTTCGGCTTCAGATCTCAAGCTGCTTCAACAGCATTAGGAAACATACTTACAACAGGTGCTACAGGCGATGTTAACCTAACATCAACTATTTCTGCAGGTATAGGCTACACTTCTGAGCCTTTCGGTATCGGTCTTGGTTATAATTACACTTTCATAAATAACAAATTAGGCGTTCATACCCCTGTACTTATGATCAATGCTTTAAATAACAATTTAAGAATAGCTGTTCCTCTACAAATAGCTGTTACTGATAATCCTTTTGGTAGTTTATTACCTCAAACTTATAATGTATCAGATTATTTAGGAATAAGCACTGATGTTCAAATAAGATACTATACAGGAATAGATGCTTTCAATGCTATAAGAATATACTTCAAATACGGACAATCCGGATTTAAAGTATCAGATCCTACTGGTGTTGCTCCTAATAGTGAAGCTTTTGCTCAGTCAGTTGGATTTGAAGCTAGATTCTATTTCTTAAATACTCCTGTTGGAAATGTAACTATCAATCCTTTTGTTAAAGTTGCATATAACACTGCTTTATATGGATCAGCAAGACAAGTTAGAGCAGGAGATATTGTTTATAATGCAATTAATAATGGTCAACTTGTGTGGGGTGATAAAGATGTTAAATGGGAAAAAAATCCTTATGATGTAACTGCTCAGGTTGTATTAGGAATCACTGCTAACAGCGATATAGTATCTCTTTATGTTGAGCCTTCTTTAGGTTATAAAGCTTTATATACTGGAAAAGCACAAAATGCTGTTGATTCTAAAGTACAGCATGGATTAGCTTGGGGAGCTTATACAGAACTTTATGTAAGACCTGTTCAAGACTTAGAATGGTACTTCGAGATGAATGTTAATAATGACGGTTACGGAAATCCTTCACAGGCTTACAACCTTCCTGTATACTTTGAAACTACTACAGGTATAACTTGGTATTTACCTGCTTTCAATTAA
- a CDS encoding ATP-binding protein, protein MKKDNNNEEKIHQKPLMEELYKDELESLKKEDKNSKPKNWNLSPQAVRDFILGKKLKSGVEIKRKFYGDDALVERAIITLAGNRGLMLVGEPGTAKTMLSELLSAAISGNSTITIQGTAGTNEDNIKYSWNYAMLFAKGPVEEALIPSPIYIGMNEGIITRFEEITRCPLEIQDSLISILSDKIMNIPEQNRVLFANSGFNIIATANTRDKGINEMSSALKRRFNFETVEPIKNPKLEGEIITNQCQTLLELADIDVDIEYDVVDILATTFNELRSGKSFENAKIQELNSVMSTAEAVSVYYQSALHSYYYGDKSIKMDTVVGNLIGSVAKENKDDLPKLKNYFNNSVKIKAEKFGKRWKEYYESRNLIK, encoded by the coding sequence ATGAAAAAAGATAATAATAATGAAGAAAAAATACATCAGAAACCTTTAATGGAAGAACTTTATAAAGATGAACTTGAATCTTTAAAAAAAGAAGATAAAAATAGTAAGCCGAAAAATTGGAATTTATCTCCTCAGGCTGTTAGAGATTTCATATTAGGTAAAAAATTAAAAAGCGGCGTAGAGATAAAAAGAAAATTTTACGGAGATGATGCCTTAGTAGAAAGAGCAATAATAACATTAGCAGGCAACAGAGGATTAATGCTTGTAGGAGAACCCGGTACTGCCAAAACTATGCTAAGCGAATTATTATCAGCTGCCATAAGCGGAAACAGTACAATAACAATACAGGGAACTGCCGGAACTAATGAAGATAATATAAAATACTCTTGGAATTATGCCATGCTTTTTGCTAAAGGACCTGTAGAAGAAGCACTTATACCTTCCCCGATTTATATAGGAATGAATGAAGGAATAATAACAAGATTCGAAGAGATTACAAGATGCCCGCTTGAAATACAGGATTCACTTATAAGTATATTAAGCGATAAAATTATGAATATTCCGGAACAGAACAGAGTATTATTTGCAAATTCCGGCTTTAATATTATAGCTACTGCCAATACCAGAGATAAAGGCATCAATGAAATGAGCAGTGCCTTAAAAAGAAGATTCAATTTTGAAACAGTTGAACCTATAAAAAATCCGAAACTTGAAGGTGAAATCATTACTAATCAATGCCAAACATTATTAGAGCTTGCTGATATAGATGTTGATATAGAATATGATGTTGTTGATATACTTGCCACTACATTTAATGAACTTAGAAGCGGCAAAAGTTTTGAAAATGCCAAAATACAGGAATTAAATTCGGTGATGAGTACTGCTGAAGCTGTATCGGTTTATTATCAATCAGCACTGCATTCCTATTATTACGGTGATAAAAGTATAAAAATGGATACTGTAGTTGGAAATTTGATAGGAAGTGTTGCTAAAGAAAATAAAGATGATTTGCCAAAATTAAAAAACTATTTCAATAATTCTGTAAAAATAAAAGCTGAAAAATTCGGCAAAAGATGGAAAGAGTATTATGAAAGCAGAAATCTTATTAAATAA
- a CDS encoding variable surface family protein, protein MKKFLLTVMAILTVASGSVFGMYGADNTWLFFLIHGNQLRARMNQFGFVLGNGTIKGTFGFKANTLINGNILSTGSKDNKNPLDATISAGIGYTGDGFGIGVGYNYTYATTVNNASTSSKGINTHTPVVTMNFLNNNLRIALPVSIAIENSIGASGALTDRKDYLGLSIPAQIRYYTGIDAFNYIRFEFNYGLNRYNGVEADNTTTKYEAQTISFQLRLHFLNTVIGNNVTVNPFLRIDFASTIGAKGKANVNFPANFAFDGRLTAWAANAWADDPNSIYEREAYDLKIIPSISLSVNTDIINLIFEPGLGYRIQDDGIRGSKLTHSLYWQAYGEIYIRPVQDLEWYFEMDVNNGVPKLQGNPVGNGVPVVFGANTGITWYLPALN, encoded by the coding sequence ATGAAAAAGTTTTTATTAACTGTAATGGCTATTTTAACGGTAGCTAGCGGATCAGTGTTTGGTATGTATGGTGCGGATAATACTTGGCTGTTCTTCCTTATACATGGCAACCAATTAAGAGCTAGAATGAATCAGTTCGGATTCGTTTTAGGAAACGGCACTATCAAAGGTACTTTCGGTTTTAAAGCTAATACTCTTATTAATGGAAACATTTTGAGTACAGGCAGTAAAGACAACAAAAATCCATTAGATGCTACTATTTCTGCCGGTATAGGATACACTGGAGACGGCTTCGGAATAGGTGTTGGTTATAACTATACTTATGCTACTACTGTAAATAATGCTAGTACTAGCTCTAAAGGAATAAATACTCATACTCCTGTAGTAACTATGAATTTCCTAAATAATAATTTGAGAATAGCATTGCCTGTAAGCATAGCAATAGAGAATAGTATAGGAGCTTCTGGAGCATTAACCGATAGAAAAGATTATTTGGGCTTAAGCATACCTGCTCAGATAAGATATTATACAGGAATAGATGCATTTAACTACATAAGATTTGAATTTAACTACGGATTAAATAGATATAATGGCGTGGAGGCTGACAATACAACTACAAAATATGAAGCACAAACTATAAGTTTCCAATTAAGACTTCATTTCTTAAATACAGTTATAGGAAATAATGTAACTGTAAATCCATTCTTAAGAATTGACTTTGCTTCTACTATAGGTGCTAAAGGAAAAGCCAATGTAAACTTCCCTGCCAATTTTGCATTTGACGGAAGACTTACAGCTTGGGCTGCAAATGCTTGGGCTGATGATCCAAACAGCATTTATGAAAGAGAAGCTTATGATTTAAAAATCATACCTAGCATATCTTTAAGTGTTAATACAGACATTATCAATTTAATATTTGAACCTGGTTTAGGATACAGAATACAAGATGACGGAATTAGAGGAAGCAAACTTACTCATTCATTATATTGGCAGGCTTACGGAGAAATTTATATAAGACCTGTTCAGGATCTTGAATGGTACTTTGAAATGGATGTTAATAACGGCGTACCTAAACTTCAAGGAAATCCAGTTGGTAATGGAGTACCTGTTGTATTCGGAGCTAATACAGGTATAACTTGGTATTTACCTGCTTTAAATTAA
- a CDS encoding YggT family protein — MLIETIRFIYYLLMQTLRLYSFIWFVWIILSWLQAFGAMHLDYYNPIVNFFYKITDGVIDKIFGGRRLIVGILDLSPLVFLLVLQLVVPIVLRVVFQFLLNLAVRI; from the coding sequence ATGTTAATAGAAACAATTAGATTTATATACTATTTATTAATGCAAACTCTAAGACTTTATTCTTTTATATGGTTTGTATGGATTATACTAAGCTGGCTTCAGGCTTTCGGAGCTATGCACTTAGACTATTATAATCCTATAGTAAACTTTTTTTATAAAATAACTGACGGAGTTATAGATAAAATATTCGGCGGAAGAAGACTTATTGTAGGTATTCTTGATTTATCTCCATTAGTATTTCTTTTAGTACTTCAATTAGTTGTTCCTATTGTACTTAGAGTAGTATTTCAGTTTTTACTAAATCTAGCAGTTAGGATATAA
- a CDS encoding variable surface family protein: MKKLLLTAAAILSIISASAFGMYGDQDDWIDFLTDGNQFRARMDQFGFVLGNNTIKGTFGLRSQAAITLLGSIISGETDNVSLNSTISAGIGYTSDIFGIGVGYNFTYYNSTLGVHTPVLTINALNNNLRIAIPIQIAASKNPFGKGTENLYKDYLGISTDTQIRYYTGIDAFNAIRIYFKYGQSGYKNVANNSDMFAQSVGFQARFYFLNTPIGNVTINPYVKVEYNTALIGNNTMVRAGDSLMNTLYTPKDTKWDKNPYDVTAQAVLGITANSDIVSLYVEPSLGYRAVYGGKAQNAVDSKVQHGLAWGAYAELYITPVEDLEWYFEMDVNNDGFGNPSQASSLPVYFETTTGITWYLPAFN, translated from the coding sequence ATGAAAAAACTTTTATTAACAGCTGCTGCCATATTAAGCATAATAAGTGCATCAGCATTCGGTATGTACGGAGATCAGGACGACTGGATTGATTTTCTTACAGACGGAAATCAGTTCAGAGCGAGAATGGACCAATTCGGATTCGTTTTAGGAAACAATACTATCAAAGGTACTTTCGGTCTTAGATCCCAAGCGGCAATAACTTTATTGGGAAGTATAATATCTGGAGAAACTGACAATGTATCACTTAATTCAACTATTTCTGCAGGTATAGGCTACACTTCTGATATTTTTGGTATAGGCGTTGGTTATAATTTTACTTATTATAACAGCACTTTAGGTGTTCATACTCCTGTACTTACTATTAATGCTTTAAATAATAATTTAAGAATAGCTATTCCTATACAAATTGCTGCATCAAAAAATCCTTTTGGAAAAGGCACTGAAAATCTATATAAGGATTATTTGGGAATAAGCACTGATACGCAGATAAGATATTATACAGGCATAGATGCTTTCAATGCTATTAGAATATACTTCAAATACGGACAATCCGGATATAAAAATGTTGCAAACAATTCAGATATGTTTGCTCAGTCAGTTGGATTTCAAGCAAGATTTTATTTCTTAAATACTCCTATTGGAAATGTAACAATTAATCCTTATGTTAAAGTAGAATACAACACTGCTTTAATTGGTAATAATACAATGGTTAGAGCAGGAGACTCTCTCATGAACACACTATACACACCAAAAGATACTAAATGGGATAAAAACCCTTATGATGTAACTGCTCAGGCTGTATTAGGAATCACTGCTAACAGTGATATAGTATCTCTTTATGTTGAGCCTTCTTTAGGATACAGAGCAGTATACGGAGGAAAAGCACAAAATGCTGTTGATTCTAAAGTTCAGCATGGATTAGCTTGGGGAGCTTATGCCGAGCTTTATATAACACCTGTTGAGGATCTTGAATGGTATTTTGAAATGGATGTTAATAATGATGGTTTCGGAAACCCTTCACAGGCTTCCAGTCTTCCTGTATACTTTGAAACTACTACAGGTATAACTTGGTACTTACCTGCTTTCAATTAA
- a CDS encoding tetratricopeptide repeat protein — translation MSSLDDISKYIDDGDYRKAIEELDIIISREPDNARAFYMRGKSAFIELQSEEFDKNKYDARRALIYSTIEYDLNKSIDIDPNITDAYRGLMYLNRDLKNADKEREYAQILFEKDNTAYDALLILASSYLNNGENEADFYQAIGYYDDFISKVKPEKSKVARFERGLCYYNLNILTKADIEANKLIYDFPFYDDAYFLKGIILAKNGIKSEFYDDAIFFLDRAIELNASNFNAIYERAEWYFNKENYRKAIENYNELLKHNNKYRLDALLGKIQALHDLIIENDDKNYPDSQEEGKDLAEVFYLLDKVIDVIGIKSLQYRYYRGNLYAYQGEIKKAIAEFKKILNENKEAWIYEKIAELYHNYAKNDDDYRETLKYLSHIDKIEYKYSTYYLSIFSNYEIRNYEAAAQLCKEFFEYVNDNDDEIYYIRFIYAHSLQMIGSNDYKLILDNFKICLNGNLDKAPIYRSIAKIMIYNMPNEYINEGIYMLKKALELNDAVSYYIYAKELFYGDIITPYPELAISMANIAFDIDNTLECALTVVGKAYELGRGIEQNDSKAFEMYNKAMTICKNSNSKCSCSNGFIAHCYYKGIGVEKDEQMAYDIIRKTVNALGNNSHDYAALLYSYFALNNIEGFDLVTSLTLFENIENYSHNIYIIMILKRIYKKLGKNKDVKRMSKMEKKALETTGELNLNYIRKYIKNFNNFYPILNRDFTL, via the coding sequence ATGAGTTCTTTAGATGATATAAGTAAATATATTGATGATGGTGATTATAGAAAAGCAATAGAAGAATTGGATATTATTATATCAAGAGAACCGGATAATGCCAGAGCTTTTTATATGAGGGGAAAATCGGCATTCATAGAACTTCAGAGTGAAGAATTTGATAAAAATAAATATGATGCTAGAAGGGCTTTGATATATTCAACTATAGAATACGATCTTAATAAATCAATAGATATAGATCCTAATATAACAGATGCATATAGAGGATTAATGTATCTTAACAGAGATTTAAAAAATGCTGATAAAGAAAGAGAATATGCACAGATACTTTTTGAAAAAGACAATACTGCTTATGATGCTCTATTAATACTAGCAAGCAGCTATCTTAATAACGGAGAAAATGAAGCAGATTTCTATCAGGCTATAGGCTATTATGATGATTTTATCAGCAAGGTAAAACCTGAAAAAAGCAAAGTGGCAAGATTTGAAAGAGGACTTTGCTACTATAATCTTAATATACTTACAAAAGCTGATATAGAAGCTAATAAACTTATTTATGATTTTCCTTTTTATGATGATGCTTATTTTCTTAAAGGTATAATACTAGCTAAAAATGGTATAAAATCTGAGTTTTATGATGATGCTATATTCTTTTTGGACAGGGCTATAGAATTAAATGCATCCAATTTTAATGCAATATATGAAAGAGCAGAATGGTATTTTAATAAAGAAAATTACAGAAAAGCTATAGAAAATTATAATGAACTTTTAAAACATAATAATAAATATAGATTAGATGCTTTACTTGGTAAAATTCAGGCACTGCATGATTTAATTATAGAAAATGATGATAAAAATTATCCGGACAGTCAGGAAGAAGGAAAAGATTTAGCAGAAGTTTTTTATTTATTAGATAAAGTGATAGATGTAATAGGAATAAAAAGTCTTCAGTACAGATACTATAGAGGAAATTTATATGCTTATCAGGGTGAAATAAAAAAGGCAATAGCAGAATTCAAAAAAATACTTAATGAAAATAAAGAAGCTTGGATTTATGAAAAAATTGCAGAATTATATCATAATTATGCTAAAAATGATGATGACTATAGAGAGACATTAAAATACTTATCTCATATAGATAAAATAGAATATAAATACTCTACATATTACCTATCAATATTTTCAAATTATGAAATAAGAAATTATGAGGCAGCAGCTCAATTATGCAAAGAATTTTTTGAATATGTGAATGACAATGATGATGAGATATATTATATAAGATTTATATATGCTCATTCTTTGCAGATGATAGGCTCTAATGATTATAAATTAATACTAGATAATTTTAAGATATGTTTAAATGGCAATCTTGATAAAGCTCCTATATACAGATCCATAGCAAAAATAATGATTTATAATATGCCTAATGAATATATTAATGAAGGCATATATATGTTAAAGAAAGCTTTAGAATTAAATGATGCTGTATCATACTATATATATGCTAAGGAATTATTTTACGGAGATATTATTACTCCGTATCCTGAATTAGCTATTTCTATGGCGAATATAGCATTTGATATAGATAATACTTTGGAATGTGCTTTAACTGTTGTTGGAAAAGCCTATGAATTAGGACGAGGAATAGAGCAAAATGATTCTAAGGCTTTTGAAATGTATAATAAAGCTATGACAATATGCAAAAATAGTAATTCTAAATGCTCATGCTCTAATGGGTTTATAGCACATTGTTATTATAAGGGAATAGGAGTAGAAAAAGATGAGCAAATGGCTTATGATATAATAAGAAAAACTGTTAATGCTTTAGGAAATAATTCTCATGATTATGCGGCATTATTATATTCATATTTTGCATTGAATAATATAGAAGGATTTGATTTAGTTACTTCTTTAACATTATTTGAAAATATAGAAAATTATTCTCATAATATATATATTATAATGATATTGAAAAGAATATATAAAAAATTAGGAAAGAATAAAGATGTTAAAAGAATGTCTAAAATGGAAAAAAAGGCATTAGAAACTACAGGAGAGTTAAATTTAAATTATATAAGAAAATATATTAAAAATTTCAATAACTTCTATCCTATTTTAAATAGAGATTTTACACTTTGA
- a CDS encoding exodeoxyribonuclease III: MSILKIISWNVNGIRAAYKKGLVDFIKKENPDIICLQETKAFEEQLPEDLRNIEGYELFINPADPEVKKGYSGVAIYTKLKPNKEIKNKLGSKFSDREGRILSLEFDDFTIFNVYFPNGGKSEEHFQYKLSFYDEITKHLTKLKSKTNVILCGDMNIAHEAIDLARPKENEKSIGFLPEEREKITEFLNKGFTDTFRMFVKEGGHYSWWDMKTRSREKNVGWRIDYFFVNNEIAPNIKRADILTDVMGSDHCPILIEWDKQ, translated from the coding sequence ATGAGTATATTAAAAATAATATCTTGGAATGTAAACGGAATAAGAGCAGCATACAAAAAAGGTTTGGTAGATTTTATAAAAAAAGAAAATCCGGATATAATATGTCTTCAGGAAACTAAGGCATTTGAAGAACAGCTGCCTGAAGATTTAAGAAATATAGAGGGCTATGAGCTTTTTATTAATCCTGCCGATCCTGAAGTAAAAAAAGGATACAGCGGAGTTGCTATATATACTAAATTAAAACCAAATAAAGAAATAAAAAACAAATTAGGAAGTAAATTCTCAGACAGAGAAGGAAGAATATTGTCATTAGAATTTGATGATTTTACTATATTTAATGTATATTTCCCAAACGGCGGAAAATCTGAAGAACATTTTCAATATAAACTTTCCTTCTATGATGAAATCACAAAACATCTAACTAAATTAAAAAGCAAGACTAATGTAATATTATGCGGCGACATGAATATTGCACATGAGGCTATAGACTTAGCAAGACCAAAAGAAAATGAAAAGAGTATAGGTTTCTTACCAGAGGAACGCGAAAAAATAACAGAATTCTTAAATAAGGGCTTTACAGATACATTTAGAATGTTTGTAAAAGAAGGCGGACATTACAGCTGGTGGGATATGAAAACTAGATCAAGAGAAAAAAATGTGGGCTGGAGAATAGATTATTTCTTTGTTAACAATGAAATAGCACCTAATATAAAAAGGGCTGATATATTAACTGATGTTATGGGAAGCGATCATTGTCCTATACTGATTGAATGGGATAAACAATAA